In Ptychodera flava strain L36383 chromosome 21, AS_Pfla_20210202, whole genome shotgun sequence, a genomic segment contains:
- the LOC139122135 gene encoding uncharacterized protein codes for MTSTSSNNKNSGNNNNITTNNNTLQMILKTLKDVQSKVERVIEENDKIKKAVMKLSKQQKKHFEVRKGSYEYNTLVQLLAKLYFTNPTQEVPRQEIYDEMQKNIREYDANSINKMMKFCQTKIQEWR; via the exons ATGACCAGCACTAGCAGCAATAATAAGAACAgtggcaacaacaacaacatcaccaccaacaacaacacacttcagatgatattgaagactctGAAGGATGTACAGTCAAAAGTAGAAAGGGTTATAGAGGAAAATGATAAGATCAAGAAAGCAGTGATGAAACTAAGTAAACAACAAAAGAAACATTTTGAAGTTAGGAAAGGCTCCTATGAATAT AACACCTTAGTACAACTCCTAGCAAAATTATATTTCACAAACCCAACACAggaggttccaagacaagaaatataT gatgaaatgcaaaaaaatatccGGGAGTACGATGCAAATAGTATAAATAAAAtgatgaagttttgtcaaaccaAAATACAAGAATGGAGATAG